The Candidatus Nanosynbacter sp. HMT-352 genomic interval CTCTTTTTACTTTGTCTATAAACCATTATACGACACCACCAGATGTAGTGGTAGAGTTAACTTCACAACACTATCAAACAACGACGTTTTTCATCCCGTCCAGTTAATTCATCTTTAATTATAAGCAGTCAGAATCAAATCACCGTCGACATACTCACCCAAAAATACATCTCCATAAGATTTTAAGCCTCGTTTTTTAAGCTCGCCGAGCAACCACTTTTCGTCTTTTCCGATTACATCCAAGATATCAGCTTGCAATTGACCGTCCGTTATTAACGGGAATTTCGGATTTTCCTCGCCTTTGTGCGAAATAATAAGCTCGCCATCCTGTTCAACAACAGCCCTTTTCACGTCTTTCGTCGAGTAAATATTATGGGTTCGAAGCTTGAAAGAAACATCATGAGCACTTAAGCCGACCTTCTCGCAATTTTCGATATTTATCTTTCCATTATCTATAATTATCAAAGCCTTCCCGTCAATCAGCTGTTTAGCCTTAACGCTATGTTTCTTTATCCAC includes:
- a CDS encoding DUF421 domain-containing protein translates to MNEFILVAIKLLIGFFALTIIINVTGKGNLAPSSASDQVQNYVLGGIIGGVIYNNDIKILDYVGILCIWCVLVLTLKWIKKHSVKAKQLIDGKALIIIDNGKINIENCEKVGLSAHDVSFKLRTHNIYSTKDVKRAVVEQDGELIISHKGEENPKFPLITDGQLQADILDVIGKDEKWLLGELKKRGLKSYGDVFLGEYVDGDLILTAYN